The DNA segment CGCCTACATTCATGTTTCTCTGTAAAAGTCCAGTGGGCTTTTTCAATTTTTCTCTTGTTTATTCGCTCACTAAATACTTTGATTTCTTCTTTATTTATATGGTGTTGCAGTGGAGGCTGAGGCTTCAGGTACAACAATGACTCTGCACAACAAATGCAGCCACACAGTGTGGCCGGGGATCCAACCAAGTGCCGGAAGACAAATTCTAGAGAAGGGGGGTGGGTTCAAGCTTCTTCCCAACAACTCCTACACTCTCCACCTCCCAGATGGGTGGTCCGGCCGCGTGTGGGGCCGCCAcggctgctccttcaactccgcCGGCCGCGGACGCTGCGCCACCGGAGACTGCGGCGGAGCCCTCTTCTGCAATGGGATCGGAGGGACCCCACCGGCGACACTCGCTGAAATCACCCTGGGGAAAGAGCAGGACTTCTATGACGTCAGCCTTGTGGATGGGTACAATCTCGCCATTTCTCTAACCCCACACAAGGGATCAGGTCTGAGACTGATGAGTATAAAATTCCTTTTCGTCCGATTCTTGAAAATAAAAGGGGGGATTTGTGCAGGGAAATGCAGCTACGCGGGATGCATAAGCGACCTGAACAGGATGTGCCCGATGGGGCTTCAGATGCTGTCACGCAACAAGAAGAGAGTGGTGGCGTGCAAGAGCGCGTGCAGCGCCTTCAACTCGCCGAGGTATTGCTGCACCGGCAGCTTCGGGAGCCCGCAGTCGTGTAAGCCCAGCCCGTATTCGAGGATTTTCAAGGTGGCGTGCCCCAAGGCTTACTCTTACGCTTACGATGATCCCACCAGCATCGCCACTTGCACTGCTGCTTCCTACTTGCTCACCTTCT comes from the Henckelia pumila isolate YLH828 chromosome 1, ASM3356847v2, whole genome shotgun sequence genome and includes:
- the LOC140894101 gene encoding thaumatin-like protein; protein product: MDAPRNLIPLIFLTLLTLHISVEAEASGTTMTLHNKCSHTVWPGIQPSAGRQILEKGGGFKLLPNNSYTLHLPDGWSGRVWGRHGCSFNSAGRGRCATGDCGGALFCNGIGGTPPATLAEITLGKEQDFYDVSLVDGYNLAISLTPHKGSGKCSYAGCISDLNRMCPMGLQMLSRNKKRVVACKSACSAFNSPRYCCTGSFGSPQSCKPSPYSRIFKVACPKAYSYAYDDPTSIATCTAASYLLTFCPHLL